The proteins below come from a single Micromonospora citrea genomic window:
- a CDS encoding DUF6463 family protein gives MIKKRLTVAAGWSLATIGVLHAVVFLPHPHWDEWLSGGLRSGEGGDASLSVFWALPGSFVVPLVLLGLLVVRLGRRGERAPAYAGWALGGWAAGCALLIGPSGFLLGLVPAGLLIAEDLLARRRDAARDASTPAAERRRYARSPH, from the coding sequence ATGATCAAGAAGAGACTGACCGTCGCCGCCGGATGGTCGCTGGCGACCATCGGGGTCCTGCACGCCGTCGTCTTCCTGCCCCACCCCCACTGGGACGAGTGGCTCTCCGGCGGGCTGCGCTCGGGCGAGGGCGGCGACGCGTCCCTGTCCGTGTTCTGGGCCCTGCCCGGCAGCTTCGTCGTCCCCCTGGTCCTGTTGGGCCTCCTGGTGGTGCGGCTGGGGCGGCGCGGCGAGCGCGCGCCGGCCTACGCCGGCTGGGCGCTGGGCGGCTGGGCGGCCGGCTGCGCGCTGCTCATCGGTCCCAGCGGTTTCCTGCTGGGCCTCGTCCCGGCCGGCCTGCTCATCGCCGAGGACCTGCTGGCACGCCGTCGGGACGCCGCCCGGGACGCGTCGACGCCGGCAGCCGAACGGAGGCGGTACGCCCGGTCGCCGCACTGA